The following coding sequences are from one Saccharomyces cerevisiae S288C chromosome VI, complete sequence window:
- a CDS encoding uncharacterized protein (hypothetical protein; SWAT-GFP and mCherry fusion proteins localize to the cytosol) encodes MMPAKLQLDVLRTLQSSARHGTQTLKNSNFLERFHKDRIVFCLPFFPALFLVPVQKVLQHLCLRFTQVAPYFIIQLFDLPSRHAENLAPLLASCRIQYTNCFSSSSNGQVPSIISLYLRVDLSPFYAKKFQIPYRVPMIWLDVFQVFFVFLVISQHSLHS; translated from the coding sequence ATGATGCCTGCTAAACTGCAGCTTGACGTACTGCGGACCCTGCAGTCCAGCGCTCGTCATGGAACGCAAACGCTGAAAAACTCCAACTTTCTCGAGCGCTTCCACAAAGACCGTATCGTCTTTTGCCTCCCATTCTTCCCGGCACTTTTTCTCGTcccagttcaaaaagtacTGCAGCACCTCTGTCTTCGATTCACGCAAGTTGCTCCATACTTTATAATACAACTCTTTGATCTGCCTTCCAGACATGCGGAAAACTTGGCTCCCTTGCTTGCCTCTTGTCGAATCCAATACActaattgtttctcttcttctagtaATGGCCAGGTACCAAGCATAATTTCTCTGTATCTGAGAGTAGATCTCTCCCCTTTTTACgctaaaaaatttcaaatacccTACAGGGTCCCCATGATATGGCTCGATGTCTTCCAAgtattctttgtattcctcGTCATTTCGCAGCATTCTCTCCACAGCTAG